In Desulfosediminicola ganghwensis, a single window of DNA contains:
- the gspD gene encoding type II secretion system secretin GspD has translation MGGKRVPLSIRHCIGKVISFSAILSLTVGLCGLPALAENGQTGERLSQASAGTIGDTDSKRFITIDFDNVDIRLFIKYISELTGKNFVVDKAVQGNVTILSPTKISEEEAYRVFESVLEVHGFTTVQSGSVIKILPAAAARSKNVETIRMGMSSHPEDKVVTQLVPLKNSSPDDMKKVLTPLLSKTSVMVSHPQSGMLIITETLSNIQRLLAIIETLDVEFTEEEVVVIQLENAAATSVAQILSSIYQRSRTVKGRTATTQDVKVVPYERVNSLVIFADRQELRRLRNIVALLDTPAERGEGNINVYYLQNAYATELAKVLTALPTGQTAETEKGKAPTISKDVKITADEETNSLIITASREEFNVLEGVIKKLDIPRQMVYLEALILEVNAAKDFEVGVEWALGGKFADDTGVLASGFSSNSENPFGTLGGINGDDPSLGDGFTLGVIKQGIKIGGVTFPNIGAVLNAYKSDADINIISTPQILTTDNKQAAISVGENVPYITSQNTTDAQQDYTQYEYRDVATKMTITPRINLADTMRLEIETEITRLKGSSLDLTPTTFTRTASTTVVVNDSDTVVIGGIIGEDSNLTEIKVPLLGDIPGLGWLFKSQATSTIRTNMFIFITPKIIRNPADIASVTLKKEDKMEEVMPGAKETIYRVPNKNHAMILTERGFEYLVQERNVEAREYFEEALELDPENPYTLLNIGVIEEREGNYPAAAQYYQKVITTGTTATALEASDSSKEGLSLVQIARENIERLRQTQNRR, from the coding sequence ATGGGTGGTAAAAGGGTACCTCTATCAATCAGGCATTGTATAGGCAAAGTGATAAGCTTTTCTGCAATCTTATCTTTGACGGTTGGCCTTTGCGGCCTGCCGGCCCTGGCAGAAAATGGGCAAACCGGTGAGCGGCTTTCGCAAGCCTCCGCCGGCACAATAGGTGACACCGACAGCAAGCGCTTTATTACTATTGATTTCGATAACGTCGATATTCGACTGTTTATCAAGTATATAAGTGAGCTTACCGGTAAGAATTTCGTTGTTGATAAGGCTGTGCAGGGCAATGTGACAATCCTTTCACCAACCAAGATTTCTGAGGAAGAAGCCTACCGGGTATTTGAATCTGTTCTGGAAGTGCATGGTTTTACAACTGTTCAGTCAGGTTCCGTGATCAAGATTCTGCCGGCAGCGGCGGCGCGCTCTAAAAATGTTGAGACCATTCGCATGGGAATGAGCAGCCACCCCGAGGATAAGGTGGTGACCCAGCTGGTGCCCTTGAAAAACAGCTCGCCGGACGACATGAAAAAGGTGCTTACACCTTTACTCTCCAAGACTTCGGTGATGGTGTCCCATCCCCAGTCCGGCATGCTGATTATTACCGAGACCCTCTCCAACATACAGCGGCTCCTGGCAATTATCGAAACGCTTGATGTGGAGTTTACAGAAGAAGAGGTGGTTGTGATTCAACTGGAGAATGCGGCAGCGACTTCCGTCGCTCAAATTCTCAGTTCAATCTATCAGCGCAGCAGGACGGTCAAGGGCCGTACTGCTACAACCCAGGATGTGAAGGTGGTACCGTATGAGCGGGTGAATTCGCTGGTCATTTTCGCAGACAGGCAGGAGCTGCGCAGGCTTCGGAATATAGTTGCATTGCTCGATACCCCCGCTGAGCGCGGTGAGGGGAATATAAATGTCTATTACCTGCAGAATGCGTACGCCACCGAGCTGGCGAAGGTTCTCACCGCACTTCCCACCGGCCAGACAGCTGAGACCGAAAAGGGTAAGGCGCCGACAATTTCCAAAGATGTGAAGATAACCGCGGATGAGGAAACCAACTCCCTTATCATCACCGCCAGCCGCGAAGAGTTCAATGTTCTGGAAGGGGTTATCAAAAAGCTCGATATACCGCGTCAGATGGTCTATCTGGAAGCGTTGATTCTGGAGGTGAACGCCGCAAAGGATTTCGAGGTTGGGGTTGAATGGGCCCTTGGAGGTAAATTCGCGGATGACACCGGTGTTCTGGCGTCGGGTTTTTCCAGTAACTCTGAGAATCCATTTGGTACTCTTGGTGGGATAAATGGCGATGATCCAAGTCTAGGTGATGGCTTTACTCTCGGTGTGATCAAGCAGGGAATTAAAATTGGTGGTGTAACTTTTCCCAATATCGGCGCAGTGTTAAATGCTTACAAGAGCGATGCCGATATCAATATCATCTCCACCCCGCAGATACTGACCACAGACAATAAACAGGCTGCGATCAGTGTTGGTGAGAATGTACCGTACATCACCAGTCAGAATACCACAGATGCCCAGCAGGATTATACCCAGTACGAGTATCGTGATGTCGCCACCAAGATGACAATCACGCCCCGAATCAATCTTGCCGATACCATGCGTTTGGAGATTGAGACGGAGATCACCAGACTCAAGGGTAGCAGTCTTGACCTGACTCCGACGACGTTTACCAGAACCGCCAGTACCACTGTGGTTGTGAACGACAGTGATACGGTGGTTATCGGCGGTATTATAGGTGAGGATTCAAACCTCACAGAAATAAAGGTGCCCCTGCTTGGTGATATTCCCGGATTGGGCTGGTTATTCAAGTCCCAGGCCACAAGCACCATCAGGACAAATATGTTTATCTTCATTACACCGAAGATTATTCGTAACCCTGCAGATATCGCCAGTGTAACATTGAAAAAGGAAGACAAAATGGAAGAGGTCATGCCCGGAGCCAAGGAAACCATTTACCGGGTGCCGAACAAAAATCACGCGATGATTCTTACCGAGCGTGGTTTTGAATACCTTGTTCAGGAGCGCAACGTCGAGGCCCGCGAATATTTTGAAGAAGCGCTGGAATTAGACCCAGAGAATCCTTACACACTTCTGAATATAGGTGTAATTGAAGAGCGTGAGGGCAACTATCCAGCGGCGGCTCAATATTACCAGAAGGTGATTACCACCGGTACCACTGCCACTGCGCTTGAAGCCAGTGACTCGAGCAAGGAAGGGTTGTCGTTGGTGCAGATAGCCAGGGAAAACATAGAGCGTCTGCGCCAGACACAGAACCGCAGGTAG
- the gspE gene encoding type II secretion system ATPase GspE, with amino-acid sequence MKKLGEILKETCNLTDKAIDEAIDGRTGNEKIGELLIRNKEVDELDVLKALGDQLQIEVKLALPPEIQTEFTEKIGISFLKKYKIVPIVVADDTFIAINDPTNFQPVDDLRRVLGLGNARTVICPYQAIVSAINYAYDMTQDTAEEVMQDMDEEDPEQLFSEIEEVGDLLDDTSDSPVIRLVNFMFAQAVRDGASDIHIEPYQNSLKIRQRLDGILYDMFSPPKHVQSTLVSRVKIMAKLDIAEKRLPQDGRIELKVGNKEIDVRVSTLPTAFGERVVLRLLDKSSVLISMSDLGMPQDRLKSFLEQIKAANGIVLVTGPTGSGKTTTLYAALTSINNTDINIITVEDPIEYRISGIGQVQVNPKINLTFASGLRSIVRQDPDVILVGEIRDTETAEIAIQSALTGHLVFSTLHTNDAPSAVTRLRDMGIEPFLIASSINAILAQRLVRVLCQNCKEPYTPDQEELMKIGLDIDKYRDTKIFRSKGCGKCHHTGYKGRQGIFELLLMNKDMKSCVLTTSDANEIRRRAIEENGLVTLRHDGARKVLEGTTTIEEVYRVCQE; translated from the coding sequence ATGAAAAAACTTGGCGAAATTTTAAAAGAGACCTGTAACCTGACGGATAAGGCCATTGATGAGGCCATAGACGGGCGTACCGGTAACGAAAAGATTGGTGAGCTGCTGATCAGGAACAAGGAAGTTGACGAGCTTGACGTGCTGAAGGCGCTGGGCGATCAGTTGCAAATTGAGGTGAAACTGGCCCTGCCGCCGGAGATTCAGACAGAGTTCACCGAAAAAATCGGGATCAGTTTCCTTAAAAAATATAAAATTGTACCGATCGTTGTCGCCGACGATACCTTTATCGCTATAAACGATCCGACCAATTTTCAGCCGGTAGATGACTTGCGCCGGGTCTTAGGGTTAGGAAATGCACGAACCGTCATCTGTCCGTATCAGGCTATTGTCAGTGCCATTAATTATGCCTATGACATGACCCAGGATACGGCAGAAGAGGTTATGCAGGATATGGATGAGGAAGATCCGGAGCAGTTGTTCAGTGAGATTGAGGAGGTCGGCGATCTGCTGGATGATACCAGTGATTCTCCGGTAATTCGCCTGGTCAATTTCATGTTCGCCCAGGCCGTGCGGGACGGAGCCTCGGATATACACATCGAGCCGTACCAGAACAGCCTGAAGATACGACAACGGCTGGATGGTATTCTCTACGACATGTTCAGCCCGCCCAAGCATGTCCAGTCGACTCTGGTTTCCCGTGTGAAGATCATGGCTAAGCTTGATATTGCTGAAAAACGACTTCCCCAGGATGGTCGAATCGAGCTGAAAGTGGGCAACAAAGAGATCGATGTTCGTGTTTCGACCCTGCCCACTGCTTTTGGTGAACGGGTGGTGCTTCGTCTGCTTGATAAGTCCTCGGTGCTGATTTCAATGTCGGATCTCGGCATGCCGCAGGATCGACTGAAAAGCTTCCTTGAGCAGATTAAGGCGGCGAACGGCATAGTGTTAGTTACCGGTCCCACCGGTTCTGGTAAAACAACTACTTTGTATGCTGCACTCACCTCCATCAATAACACGGATATTAATATAATTACCGTTGAAGATCCCATTGAATACCGGATCAGTGGTATCGGTCAGGTGCAGGTGAACCCTAAAATCAATCTCACTTTCGCTTCAGGTCTGCGGTCAATAGTCCGCCAGGATCCGGACGTTATTCTGGTGGGGGAGATCCGTGATACAGAGACTGCCGAAATTGCAATCCAGTCGGCTCTTACCGGTCACCTGGTCTTTTCCACCCTGCATACCAATGATGCCCCGAGTGCTGTTACCCGTTTACGGGATATGGGGATCGAACCTTTTCTGATCGCTTCATCAATCAATGCCATCCTGGCTCAACGTCTGGTTCGTGTGCTTTGTCAAAACTGTAAGGAGCCGTATACTCCCGATCAGGAGGAGTTAATGAAGATAGGTTTGGATATCGACAAATATCGGGATACGAAGATTTTTCGCAGCAAGGGGTGTGGCAAGTGTCACCATACCGGTTATAAGGGACGGCAGGGGATTTTTGAGTTATTGCTTATGAACAAGGACATGAAGAGCTGTGTTCTCACTACTTCAGACGCAAACGAAATCAGGCGACGGGCGATCGAAGAGAATGGCCTGGTTACGCTACGGCATGATGGTGCCCGAAAGGTATTGGAAGGCACGACGACCATTGAAGAAGTATACCGTGTCTGCCAGGAGTAG